A single Deltaproteobacteria bacterium DNA region contains:
- a CDS encoding zinc metalloprotease HtpX yields EHMPEQLEAMGISGVRKGGMRMLFASHPPIEDRIAALREERHAAGS; encoded by the coding sequence CCGAGCACATGCCGGAACAGTTGGAGGCAATGGGGATCTCGGGCGTCCGCAAGGGCGGTATGCGAATGCTCTTTGCCAGCCATCCCCCCATCGAGGACCGTATCGCCGCGCTGCGGGAAGAACGCCACGCCGCCGGCTCCTAG